One Roseimaritima multifibrata DNA window includes the following coding sequences:
- a CDS encoding TIGR03364 family FAD-dependent oxidoreductase, protein MSESLAFRSPSETFDVAVVGAGIVGLANAWMAAARGLRVVLLERSPLATGASVRNFGMVWPIGQPAGERYQMALRSRELWMHLGEHADVWVNRCGSLHLAHHDDEWSVLQEYVQQNESVGNGVELFDPEQTMRKTSAAQPTGLRGAMWSPAELCVNPPQAIARIPGWLEATYQVECRFNTAVSHIDGNRLLASDGRSWQADQIVVCSGSDFQTLLPEAFREIDLKVCKLQMMRTSAQPDGWRLGPHLASGLTLRHYESFLQCPSLPRLQQRIQEESPELDRFGVHVMASQNELGQVVLGDSHEYEQTDSPFDKTMIDRLILREVQKQFQLPSWDIEARWHGVYAKFPGNVIYSAQPQPGVRVCVAPGGAGMTMSFGWADQFWKEQTSQEMEI, encoded by the coding sequence ATGTCCGAATCACTGGCTTTTCGTTCACCTTCTGAAACCTTCGATGTGGCGGTTGTCGGAGCTGGGATCGTCGGCTTGGCCAATGCATGGATGGCCGCTGCACGAGGGTTGCGAGTCGTTCTGTTAGAACGTTCTCCCCTTGCCACTGGAGCTTCGGTCCGCAATTTCGGAATGGTGTGGCCGATCGGACAGCCCGCTGGTGAGCGGTACCAGATGGCTTTGCGGTCGAGAGAGTTGTGGATGCATCTAGGGGAGCACGCGGATGTATGGGTGAACCGATGCGGCTCGCTTCACCTGGCACATCATGACGACGAATGGAGCGTCCTGCAGGAATATGTTCAACAGAATGAATCCGTAGGAAATGGTGTTGAACTATTCGATCCCGAACAAACCATGCGAAAGACTTCGGCAGCTCAGCCGACTGGACTGCGCGGAGCGATGTGGAGCCCCGCTGAATTGTGCGTGAATCCTCCGCAAGCGATCGCGCGAATTCCTGGATGGCTGGAGGCTACCTATCAGGTCGAATGCCGTTTCAACACGGCGGTCTCGCATATCGATGGGAATCGATTGCTGGCCAGCGATGGGCGGTCCTGGCAGGCCGACCAAATCGTCGTTTGCAGCGGGAGCGATTTTCAAACGCTTCTCCCGGAAGCGTTTCGGGAAATCGATCTGAAGGTTTGTAAGCTGCAAATGATGCGAACTTCGGCTCAGCCCGATGGCTGGCGATTGGGCCCACACCTGGCGAGTGGATTGACGCTCCGTCATTACGAGTCTTTTTTGCAGTGCCCTTCCCTTCCCCGGCTTCAGCAACGGATTCAAGAAGAGAGTCCGGAACTGGATCGGTTTGGGGTTCATGTGATGGCTTCGCAGAATGAATTGGGACAGGTCGTGTTGGGGGATTCTCATGAATACGAGCAGACCGATAGCCCCTTCGATAAAACAATGATTGACCGTTTGATTTTGCGGGAAGTGCAAAAGCAGTTCCAGCTTCCCAGCTGGGACATCGAAGCCCGGTGGCATGGCGTTTATGCTAAGTTCCCTGGCAATGTCATCTATTCCGCTCAGCCCCAGCCAGGGGTGCGTGTGTGTGTGGCTCCCGGCGGAGCGGGAATGACGATGTCTTTTGGTTGGGCCGATCAATTTTGGAAAGAACAGACCTCACAGGAAATGGAAATATGA